A genomic segment from Coriobacteriia bacterium encodes:
- a CDS encoding L,D-transpeptidase family protein, whose amino-acid sequence MSTCLHCNSEIGDEALESCPECGWPLPPVAEQDGPGIAEVSVAPPGAETLAGSAGGAAASHSSAPPASRRASRAEAMAAERRRVSLIAVAVVGVAILGAVVATALLAWPQPGLSASPDALAGVRLPGFAGRVIGVEVRSASGARVPARLTGQSIWPIGQLGSGEWLTVDVTVARPVWIGWLVGSVRSSRLTLQTPRASLRETWLQVKDGLPAYAVFDTPVRVVAVDGSSARRLPKPQATVSLGVLAHGGKSAGQVEVSSAARSWERVSAPVRVNWFAARPYRQALAEPSTAGTITPTAPLKLTFSGPVDSVLGQARPKVTPTVAGSWRELDAHTLAFQPSGTGFGLATTVRVELPVAVHLAGQRAAQLTRTVQWQVASGSTLRLQQLLAQLGYLPVSWQPSGTPVASSAAAQIAAALSPPPGAFSWRYPSTPRELQEMWHVGRLSEITYGAIMTFEDTHGLPADGVAGPTVWSALINDALAGKARTVGYSYVFVHRNEPQSLTLWHNGRVILTSPGNTGVPAAPTQLGTFPVFEHIPVGTMSGTNPDGTHYNDPGIRWISYFNGGDAIHSFNRASFGTPQSLGCVELPLAAAAKVWPYTPIGTLVTIEK is encoded by the coding sequence TTGCACTGCAACAGCGAGATCGGCGACGAAGCTCTGGAGAGCTGCCCAGAGTGTGGCTGGCCGCTGCCCCCAGTCGCCGAGCAGGACGGCCCGGGAATCGCCGAGGTCAGCGTCGCCCCTCCCGGGGCAGAAACGTTGGCCGGCTCGGCGGGCGGCGCCGCGGCCAGCCACTCGTCGGCACCTCCAGCCTCCAGGCGAGCGTCGAGGGCCGAGGCGATGGCGGCCGAGCGACGGCGCGTCTCGCTCATCGCCGTTGCCGTCGTGGGTGTCGCGATTCTCGGCGCGGTCGTGGCGACCGCGCTTCTCGCGTGGCCGCAGCCGGGCCTCAGCGCGAGCCCGGACGCGCTTGCGGGCGTCAGACTGCCGGGTTTCGCCGGTCGGGTCATCGGTGTCGAGGTTCGCTCGGCGAGTGGCGCACGGGTGCCGGCTCGATTGACCGGGCAGAGCATATGGCCTATCGGCCAGCTCGGCTCTGGCGAGTGGTTGACGGTTGATGTGACGGTGGCCCGTCCTGTGTGGATCGGCTGGCTCGTTGGTTCGGTTCGATCGTCGCGCTTGACCCTCCAGACGCCCAGGGCGTCGCTGCGTGAGACCTGGCTTCAGGTCAAAGACGGCTTGCCGGCCTACGCCGTCTTCGACACCCCCGTGCGCGTGGTCGCCGTCGATGGGTCCTCTGCACGCAGGCTGCCGAAGCCCCAGGCAACGGTGAGTCTCGGCGTGCTCGCCCACGGCGGTAAGAGCGCTGGGCAGGTCGAGGTCTCGTCTGCCGCACGGTCGTGGGAACGTGTCTCGGCCCCCGTGCGGGTGAACTGGTTCGCCGCCAGGCCGTATCGGCAGGCGTTGGCCGAGCCCTCAACCGCGGGAACGATCACGCCAACCGCCCCGCTGAAGCTGACCTTCTCCGGACCGGTCGATTCCGTTCTCGGGCAGGCGCGACCCAAGGTGACGCCCACCGTCGCGGGTAGCTGGCGCGAGCTGGACGCGCACACGCTGGCGTTCCAGCCGAGCGGGACGGGCTTCGGGCTCGCCACCACCGTGCGCGTCGAGCTCCCGGTGGCCGTGCACCTCGCTGGGCAGCGCGCGGCCCAGCTGACCCGCACGGTGCAGTGGCAAGTCGCTTCGGGCTCGACGCTGCGGCTCCAGCAGCTGCTCGCGCAACTCGGCTACCTCCCGGTGAGCTGGCAGCCGTCTGGAACGCCCGTGGCGAGTTCTGCAGCCGCTCAGATCGCTGCGGCGCTCTCGCCGCCGCCGGGGGCGTTCTCATGGCGCTACCCCAGCACGCCGCGAGAGCTGCAGGAGATGTGGCACGTCGGCCGGCTGAGCGAGATCACGTACGGCGCGATCATGACGTTTGAGGATACGCATGGGTTGCCCGCCGACGGAGTGGCCGGACCCACGGTCTGGTCGGCGTTGATCAACGACGCTCTGGCGGGCAAGGCTCGGACCGTCGGCTACAGCTACGTGTTCGTTCATCGCAACGAGCCGCAGTCGCTGACCCTCTGGCACAACGGCCGAGTAATCCTGACGTCCCCGGGCAATACCGGCGTGCCAGCTGCGCCCACACAACTCGGCACGTTTCCGGTGTTCGAGCACATCCCCGTGGGCACGATGAGTGGCACCAACCCAGACGGCACCCACTACAACGACCCCGGGATCCGCTGGATCAGCTACTTCAATGGGGGCGACGCGATCCACTCGTTCAATCGCGCCTCGTTCGGGACGCCGCAAAGCCTCGGCTGCGTCGAACTCCCGTTGGCTGCCGCCGCAAAAGTCTGGCCGTACACGCCGATCGGGACGCTCGTCACCATCGAGAAGTAG